One genomic segment of Hemibagrus wyckioides isolate EC202008001 linkage group LG08, SWU_Hwy_1.0, whole genome shotgun sequence includes these proteins:
- the dusp6 gene encoding dual specificity protein phosphatase 6 gives MLDKFRPAQLDTAMAISKSVAWLREQLETRRERLLVMDCRARELYDSSHVEAAINVAIPSLMLRRLKKGNLPVKSLLSDGQDRERFARRCRTDTIVLYDECSREWNENVDGGSVLGLLLRRMKDEGYKAFYLEGGFSKFQAECPALCETNLDGSCGGSGSPTSHVLGLGGLRISSDSSDIESDADREPGSATDSDGSPASNPQPSFPVEILPHLYLGCAKDSTNLDVLEEFGIKYILNVTPNLPNLFENAGEFKYKQIPISDHWSQNLSQFFPEAISFIDEARGQKCGVLVHCLAGISRSVTVTVAYLMQKLNLSMNDAYDIVKMKKSNISPNFNFMGQLLDFERTLGLQSPCDNRASAPSQPLYFSTPTNHNVFQLDPLEST, from the exons ATGCTCGATAAGTTCCGACCCGCGCAGCTCGACACGGCAATGGCGATCAGCAAGAGCGTGGCGTGGCTAAGGGAGCAGCTCGAGACGCGCCGCGAGCGCCTGCTCGTGATGGACTGCCGCGCGCGCGAGCTCTACGACTCGTCGCACGTCGAAGCGGCCATCAACGTGGCCATCCCGAGCCTCATGCTGCGGCGACTCAAGAAGGGCAACCTGCCCGTTAAGTCGCTGCTCTCCGACGGACAGGATCGCGAAAGGTTCGCGCGACGCTGCAGGACCGACACCATCGTGCTGTACGACGAGTGCAGTCGCGAGTGGAACGAGAACGTGGACGGCGGCTCGGTGCTCGGTTTACTGCTGCGGAGGATGAAGGACGAGGGATACAAAGCCTTTTACCTTGAAG GCGGTTTCAGCAAGTTCCAGGCCGAGTGTCCAGCGCTCTGCGAGACCAACCTGGACGGCTCTTGCGGGGGAAGCGGTTCTCCCACGTCACACGTTTTGGGCCTCGGTGGCCTGCGCATCAGCTCAGATTCGTCAGACATCGAGTCGGATGCGGACCGTGAGCCCGGCAGCGCCACCGACTCGGACGGCAGCCCGGCGTCCAACCCGCAGCCGTCGTTCCCAGTTGAGATCCTGCCACATCTGTACCTAGGCTGCGCCAAGGACTCCACCAACCTGGACGTGCTGGAAGAGTTCGGCATCAAGTACATCCTGAACGTCACCCCGAACCTGCCCAACCTTTTCGAGAATGCAGGAGAGTTCAAGTACAAACAGATCCCCATATCGGACCACTGGAGCCAGAACCTGTCGCAGTTCTTCCCGGAGGCCATCAGCTTCATCG ATGAGGCTCGAGGTCAGAAGTGCGGCGTCCTCGTGCACTGCCTCGCCGGTATCAGCCGCTCCGTCACGGTGACCGTGGCCTACCTGATGCAGAAGCTCAACCTGTCCATGAACGACGCCTACGACATCGTCAAGATGAAGAAGTCGAACATCTCGCCCAACTTTAACTTCATGGGCCAGCTGTTGGACTTTGAGCGCACACTGGGGCTGCAGAGCCCGTGCGACAACCGAGCTTCGGCGCCGTCGCAGCCGCTCTACTTCAGCACACCCACCAATCACAACGTCTTCCAACTCGACCCGCTCGAGTCCACGTGA